One genomic window of Bradyrhizobium sp. B124 includes the following:
- a CDS encoding glycoside hydrolase family 3 N-terminal domain-containing protein — protein sequence MQIIKRVGIALAWIFGLVFVLAGVNNNDPYLVPLRGTGNLLLVLASIVVAFMLVRGATWRGRTRSGRLLVILWCLPPLAMLAAHGVFEVRKHRVLQTEPVLARSLGQHFIVGYRSFDEVAPLVEKGFVAGIYVARRNIAGRTADALKAEIATLQARRRAAGLPPLMVATDQEGGIVSHLAPPLTRLPALASLAELAPDEQKAKAEEFGRTHGRELASLGINLNFAPVLDLRPAAKHNRLDFNTLINQRAISDDPAKVSAIAGAYILGLESAGVNATVKHFPGLGRVRADTHHFNADLDTPVNELQATDWRPFRDVLSSTDARLMVGHVAVNALDRGRPASHSKAVVGGLIRKSWNYQGIVMTDDLVMGAIYQHDVCTAVVEALNAGVDLLLVAYDGLQFYRLFACATDAAARGGVDTAMLHDSETRLRRALLVD from the coding sequence ATGCAAATCATCAAGCGCGTCGGCATCGCCCTGGCCTGGATCTTCGGGCTCGTATTCGTCTTGGCCGGCGTCAACAACAACGATCCGTATCTGGTCCCGTTGCGCGGGACGGGCAATCTTCTTCTTGTGCTCGCAAGCATCGTCGTCGCGTTCATGCTGGTTCGCGGCGCCACGTGGCGGGGGCGGACGCGGTCAGGAAGGCTCCTGGTGATCCTGTGGTGTCTGCCGCCGCTCGCGATGCTCGCCGCGCATGGTGTGTTCGAGGTGCGGAAGCACCGCGTTCTCCAGACTGAGCCGGTCCTCGCGCGGTCGCTGGGGCAGCATTTTATCGTCGGCTATCGGTCGTTCGACGAGGTCGCACCGCTTGTGGAGAAGGGGTTCGTTGCGGGCATCTATGTCGCCCGGCGCAACATAGCCGGCAGGACGGCTGACGCCTTGAAGGCGGAGATCGCCACACTGCAGGCGAGGCGGCGGGCCGCGGGGCTGCCGCCGCTGATGGTCGCGACGGATCAGGAGGGCGGCATCGTTTCGCATCTGGCACCGCCGCTCACGAGACTGCCCGCACTGGCCTCCCTGGCCGAGCTGGCGCCGGATGAGCAAAAGGCGAAAGCCGAGGAGTTCGGGCGCACCCATGGGCGCGAGCTGGCATCGCTTGGCATCAACCTGAATTTTGCCCCGGTGCTCGACCTGCGGCCGGCGGCGAAGCACAACCGGCTCGATTTCAATACGCTGATCAATCAGCGCGCGATCTCCGATGATCCGGCCAAGGTGAGCGCGATCGCGGGCGCCTACATCCTTGGCCTCGAGTCCGCGGGCGTCAATGCCACCGTGAAGCACTTTCCGGGATTGGGCCGCGTGCGCGCCGACACGCATCATTTCAACGCCGATCTCGATACGCCGGTCAACGAACTGCAGGCGACGGACTGGCGCCCATTCCGCGATGTGCTGTCGTCGACCGATGCGCGCCTGATGGTTGGGCATGTCGCGGTGAATGCGCTCGACCGAGGGCGGCCGGCGTCGCATTCAAAGGCCGTGGTCGGCGGCCTGATCCGGAAGAGCTGGAACTACCAGGGCATCGTCATGACGGACGATCTGGTGATGGGCGCGATCTATCAGCACGATGTCTGCACCGCAGTCGTTGAGGCGTTGAACGCGGGCGTCGATCTGTTGCTGGTCGCCTATGACGGGTTGCAGTTCTACCGCCTGTTCGCTTGCGCGACGGATGCAGCTGCGCGAGGGGGCGTCGACACCGCCATGCTGCACGACAGTGAGACGCGGCTAAGGCGCGCGCTGCTTGTCGACTAG